AGATTCCCGACCAGAGGCTGAAGCGGAGGGATATTGCGCACCTCGTGGGCACGGTAACGGCGGATGCGCCTCTTGTCGCCTTGTACATTAGTGAAGGGCGCATATTTGAGTCTCAACGCTTCCAAATTCCGCTGCCAGGACTGCTTGCTTCTGAACTGTCCTGCAGGCCGTCCAAGTTTGGGAAGGTCGGGCATCTGCCAACCTTGATCACGCAGTTGCGTGATCCCGTATTGATGGGTGGACTTACCCTGGAGCCAGCGGTCAATCTCAGCTGCCCAGGAAGCGAGAGTGCGGCTGCCATCCGTAATCCAAACACTGAAAACCGTTTCTGACTTGAGAAACTCGGCCATCTCCGAACCCCTGCTCATACGCTCTGCCACGTTGAGAAAGGCCTCTGCACTGTCATGTCGTCCATAGGATTCCGGAGTTGTTAGGGCTGCCTTCTTTAACAGTTCGAACCCGGCTGGGTCCAAGTCTGCAGCAGACACCTCAGCAGCCATTGCAGGGACCCTAGCGTTAATCCTATGAGCTAGGTCGAGGATCGTTTCAGCCCTGGTAAGGCGTACTTGATCGAGAGCTTGGATAAGGGATATAGGCGTGCCGTCCGTGCGTTGCAAGAAGGTATTACCTAAGCCTTTCGGGTCAATTGTTGCCCCCCTGTAGGGCAGGTACACCATTCTGCCCCCGAGATTTTCGCTCATTGGGTAGACTTCCACTCCTGTGTATCCAGCTTCAGCCGCAATAGCTTTGAGCACACTGCTCAGTAACTTGTAGGGCACAGGCTCAGAAAGGAAGACCCAGAGGTGATGACCGCCATTAGTACTGATCTCCAAATTGAAGGCAACGCCGTTCTTCTCTAAGGCAGTTTGAATGCTATTTGTCTCTAGTAGGAATGCCTCTTCTAATTTACGTATGCCTTTGCTCTTGTTATCTACATCTACACAAGCAACTGTGGTTTCAGTGGCATAGCCAGGAAGATAGCCCAGTGTTCCGACGCGCTCATTGTTATTGAGGTGTCGCTCCACGTCCCCAGGTGTGGCTGGTTGACGTACTGTTCTGCTTGGTTTAGCACCCGTTTCGGAGTTAAAGCTCTCCATGACAATATGTCTATCTGGATTAATAGGAAACAGAGCACTGAAGTCTGTTGACATGCTTCTAGTATGGGAAGCAAGATCAATTTCGAAGTCTACATCTAAATTAGATTTAGTGGAACTACTACTATCTGTGCGCGATTCATCCCAAATAATGTGGTTATCCATACATCTCCTTCTTTCAGTCCGTTCCTGTTGCGACCAGGGGCGGGCAACTTATTGACCTGCAGCGATACGGGGTTTGCCGTTCTTGTCGGTAATGAGGTGTTGCTCTGCAAAGGCTTGAACGTCAGCCAGCGTGGCAACGTCTAGCCGCTTGGTGGGCAGCTTGCCCGTCTGCTTGGCCCGCACCAGTTGATACGGGTTGAGACCCAGCAGTTTGCCGATCTCACTCATGCTGAGTAGGTGGGCTTGAGTCGCTTCGTGTTTGTCGAGAGCAGCTTGAATCGCTTCGCGGACCTCTGGGTTGGTCTTCGTTTTCTTTGTATAGGACACGATTTTCCTCCATATGGACGTATGCCCACAGATGATTCTTTCGCACATGACGTACAAAACCTCGCTATCGCTCTGCTTTGGTTTTGCCCTTTCCGTGCAGAGATTTCGGGCTGGCCTCTAATCTGATGTGCGAACCCAGCACCTTCCCGCTGGAAATACCTTGAGGCTCGCAGCTACCAACGCTGCGCAGCCACAAGGAGCCAAACGTGAAACGATCAAACGGCGAAGGGTCCATCTGTCGGCGCAGCAATGGCAAGGGTTGGGTCGGGTCATTGACCCTAGGACATGACGAAAATGGCAAGCAGCTTCGGCGCTTTGTCAGCGGTGACACCCAGCAGGAAGTGCGAGCGAAGCTGGACGCTATCAAGCAGGAGCGCGAACGGGGCACGGCTGCGCCTAGCAATGCGCGGCTTACCGTGGCTGAGGCTGTCGATCGGTGGCTCACTTACAAGGCGCGTGACCTGCGGCTCACCACCATGACGGACTACCGCACCCACTGCCAGAAGTTCATTGTTCCCAAGCTAGGTTCTGTTCGGCTCGACAAGCTCACCGCCATGCACGTTGAAGATCTGCTGGTGAGCATGCTTGATTCCGGCCAATCCGCAGCCAGAGCCACACGCTGCTTGAAAATCGTCAAGATGGCGCTCTCTCAGGCTGTGGACTGGGAATTGGTTGGGCGCAACGTGGCAGAGCGCATCAAGCCACCAAAGGTGCAGCGCCAGGAGATGAAGGTGTGGAACCCAGCTGAGGTCCAACGCTTCCTGACAGCAGCAGAGGGACACCGCTACCATGCGCTGTTCTACTTGGCACTGGTCTCTGGTATGCGTAGGGGCGAGATGTTGGGCCTCCGGTGGTCAGACGTGGACACGGCCCGCGCTCAGCTCACGGTGGCCCGTAGCGTTGTTTACGTGGCTGGAGGGCTGCATGTCTCCGAGCCTAAGACCGCAGCAGGGAAGCGGGTCATCACGCTCAGTCCAGACGTGTTGGAAGTCCTCACAGCTCACCGGCTCACCTATGGAGTCAACGAGTTGGTTTTCAGCTCCAGCAAGGGCAACTTCTTGAACCCGTCGAATGTGGCGCGTAAGTTTGAGGTGCTGTGCCAACGGGCCAGTGTGCCCCACATCCGTTTCCATGACTTGAGACACACGTCGGCTAGCTTGCTGATCCGCTCCAATGTCTCGGCTAAGGTGGTCAGCGACCGCCTAGGCCATGCCGACAGCGGGTTCACCCTGCGGACATACGTGCATGTGTTTGACGATCAAAGGCGTGCAGCTGCGCTCTCGCTGGGGGAGATGCTCAGGGAGGCGGGGGATTGATGTCACACCAACAGGGTAAGATGCAACAGAGAATGACCTACGAAATACACAATGCAAACTGCTTTGAGTGGTTGGCTAATCAAGCACCGAATAGCTTTCAAGCCGTTATCACTGATCCGCCCTATGGGGTGATTGAATTTACCTCTGGAGAGATTGAGAAGATGCGTTCTGGGGTTGGCGGCATCTGGCGTATTCCAATGGAGATTGGCGGGAGTAAGCGCCGTCCTCAGCCGCGTTTCACTGTTTTATCTCTAGAACAGCGGCAAGCAGTTGAAACTTACTTCGCAGATTGGGCTAGTTTACTTGCACCAGTATTGGTTCCAGGAGCGCACGTACTTGTCGCAACCAATGTTCTTCTTTCTTCCCGTGTGCAGAATGGAATAGAACGTGCTGGTTTTGAATATCGAGGGCAAATTATTCGGATGTATAGGGGAATGCGTGGTGGAGACCGTCCCAAGCTAGCTGAAAACGAATTTCCAGACGTAGCTGTATCGCTTAGAGGCGGCCACGAGCCTTGGCTATTGTTCAGAAAGCCTATAGAGCTAGGTATGCGCGTCTCCGACAACCTTCGCATTTGGGGTACGGGAGGTCTTCGACGTGTTCAAACGGATGTGCCTTTCGTAGATGTCATTCAATCAGAGCGTACCCCTAAAGCCGAAAGATTGATTTGCGATCATCCTACTATGAAGCCCCAGTCTCTAATGCGCCCCTTGACACGCCTTCTGTTACCTTTAGGCGAAGGCAGAATCCTTGACCCTTTTATGGGATCAGGTTCAACAATTGCGGCTGCTCACGCTCAAGGTTTAAGTGCTTGCGGTGTAGAACTTGACCCTCAATTCTTCAGCTTGGCTAAATCTGCTATACCTCATCTTGCGCAAATAGAGCCACGCTTCAGCGAAAGAAACTCTGAGGTGCCGCTTTTTGCTGAAAAAGTTCGCTAAAGATATCAGATTGACTTAGATTTGTACCAAGGTGAATGCTGAGGTATTTCCCCACCACGCCATGCTTGCTTTGAAAGATTGCTCCAGTTAGGCCACAGTATCGAGTTTATGTATACGCTGCCATGTCTCAGCTTCCAAGTCCCTTCTGGAGTGGTTGTGTATGTTTCAGTTCGTTGAGTTCCTTCCTCGTTCACATTGCTTCCAACATATTTCCAATCACTCACTGCTGTAGACTTCATACCATTCAGTTCAGCAATTTCGATGTGAGTAAACTGGATCTGCCCACTTTCCTGATTGAGATTATAACAGGCGATCATATGCCAGCCGTTGGTCCCATTATGCCCTTCTCCGCCCTTCGCAACCTTGTTGGAAGCCTTAATTTCTAAACCAATATTGTCTATATCATTCATCAGATCAGGATGTTTTTGATCGTGATACGGCTTGTAAATCGTATGGTCGCCTATAGCTACGGTCAGTAGATTGGAAACTAAACCGCTGTAGTTGTTACCTTGGATTAATTCGTGTAGATACTTACCAGTAAATAATTTGATTTCATGATTAAGTACTGCCATCATCTCTTGAGTAGCGTCCAGAGCAGCTTTTATACCTTCTTTTGTTAAGCCTTTCGGCATTGGAACATCATTGTAGAAGTCCTCTAATGTTGGAGCAGGCGCGGTGCGCATAGTTGCAAGCCCATGTAGCTCATGAATGACTTTCTGTAATGGGTAATCAGTGAAAGTGGCTAAATCGCTTAGAACACTAAGCAGCATAGGAGATTCTGGAGACTGAAGACCATTGATCTCATACATGCTGCCGATCATGCCTTCCAAGGTTGCCGTACTGGACTCACTAACATCTGAGGTTTTCACAGGGTGAGTAGACCATGCCTGTCCCAATCAATCAAACAGTTCAGCAATTTCACTCCCCAACGCCTTAGCTACCTTAATCAGGGTGCTGAGCTGGGGATCAATTTGTGCGTTTTCCAGCTTGCCGGGATGGGTTCGGTGAATGCCCGCAACGGCAGCGAACTCGTCTTGATTCATGCCCTTCGCTAGCCTCAGCCCACGAATGCGCTGGCCTAAGCGAACACGGATTTCCTGCACCTGCGGATCAATCGGCTGAGGCTTGCGGGGAGGCATACCCAGAGCATCAGAGCAGACCGTCTTGAGTGCGACCGACCCGAATAAGTCCTATCGTGTTATGCATATTCAAATCAGAGATACTTAAATATCGGAGGACTTGAATATGCAGACAGTAAGTTTGGTGTTGGCTTTGGTTGGATTGGTCGTTGGCGTGCTTGGACTCATCGGCGTGATTCTCGGAAAGGTGCCACTGCTCAAGTTGAAGGGACGTGGCCTTGCCGCTGGGGTGCTCGTTGGTGGCCTTGCTCTTGCGATTTTGGGCGGAAATTTGGCTCCAAGGCGGACTGTTACTGTGACAGCTTCCCCAGCCAGTGCCACCATTTTGATTGACGGCAAAACATACACAGGCACAACGGGAGAGCTACCTTTGCTCAGAGACAGTTACGAAGTTGAGATCAAAGCACCGCGTCACCATGCCCTCAAGCAGACGTTGGACGTGTCGAAGCAGCAGAAATTCAATATCGCCTTGGCTCCGTTTTCTTCTGAGGAGCTGGCGGCCATCCAGCGACAAGCCGACTTGAAAGCGGAACAGGCAAGGCAAGCCCAGCTTGCTAAGCCGCAGGCCAAAGCAGCTGCACTCAAGGCTGAGCAGGCGAGGGTGGTTGAGGAGCAACGGGCGAAGGCAGCCGCTGCAAAGCAAGCCGTGATAGATGCAGCCGCAGCCAAGAAGCAAGCTGTCATTAACGCAGTCGCTGCTCAAGCCAAGGCAGAGCGGGAAGCCTCGTTGATTGGTGTCGGCGTGTTCTGGATTCGCTGCAAGGAAGCGGTGAGAGCGCAGCTCAAGTCACCCGACAGTGCCAAGTTTCCAAGCGTAATGACGCAGCCAGATCAGACAAAGGAATTCGGGGACGGCAGCAAGATTTGGGCATCTTCAATCCAGGCACAGAACGCCTTTGGCACTGAGGTCAACAATGAGTTCACATGCACGTACAACCCGACCACTCGTGAAACCGTAGCCAAATTCAGATAGCCTGCTGCCGCCCCTGACAGATTGGTTCTGTGCGTGCCAGACGCAGAATCTCCGCAGGGCAGGGGCGGTAAAATTTTGGGGTAGCTCTGTAAGGCTACAGACTGAGCCAGCCTCTGTATATCAACAGTGTCTCGGGCAGTGTATCTTAGCTTTATGGCTACTATGCACTGCCCTTTCTGTCATGTACATACTTCAATCACTCCTAAACTGATTCAAAATCTCCCTTACGCAGTTCACGACAGAATGAATGTTAGCTGGTACATTGGAGAATGCAATAACTGTGGCAATTTAGTGTTGGCCTCTCAATACGGTAAGGTTTACCCAGATCCGTTGCCTTCACCGACTCCAACAGAGATTCCCGAAGCAATTAGGAGCAACTTAGTTGAAGCCAAGCAGTGTGCGTCCGTAGGCGCTTGGCGTGCAGCGGTAACAATGTGCAGGAGAGCTGTTCAAATGGCGTGTATTGATAGAGGCGCTCCTACAAATACGAATATCGTCGGGCAGATCAATTACTTACGTGACGATCACATCATTACTAATGAAGTACACGAATGGGCGACAGTTGTGCGCTGGGTTGGTAACGATGGAGCGCATCCGGGAGGGAGTGAGCCAGATCAAGAGGACGCCAGCGCAATGATTGATTTGGCTGAGCAGTTCCTGCACGTTCTGTATGTCGCCCCAGCCAAAGCCGCAGCGCATAGAGCAAAGATTGGGAAGTGACTTGCTCGAACAGAATTTGTTAGAAAACCTGATATGACGCAATCTACCGACCCTACTGACCCTACCGCCCCTGACAAATTGATTCTGTACGTGCCAGACGCAGAATCTCCGCAGGGGCGGTAGCTTTATATCTCCGCCGCCCATCATTTAACACTGCTCTGAAATCGACGGTGATTTCACTTGGGGACAAATGCACTTGATATGTTCGGCACGTAGTGAGACGGACCACATTCTCTCAGGGACGAGCCAATTATCATGAGACCAAGTCTAGAAACCTCTTAGACTTGGTCTCATGGGCCGTCTGTGACGGATGTTGGAAGTGAAGAGCTAACACTTATCACAGACGAAATTAACTCCACAAGACCGGAGATTACAATGCCGAAAACGCCGACTTCTGGACTCAGGCCGGGACAGACCACCCCTGTGAGTGGTCAATACGCACCCGTTGGACCACGTGGCGGTAAGACTGGTGTCGAGATTACCAGTACTGCCGGAAACCCGCTGCCGCCTACCGAGAAGTCAGGACAGACGTATACCCTGACAGACGCCACTAGGCATAAGAAATGAAAACTCAATTTAAGGCGGTGATTAATTAATGCAGATTCAACTCGCTCATCTCGATATTCAGGGCCAAAGCTGTGCAATCTTCGCGGCAAATGCCCAAGACAATACTGACAGTATGCGCCAATCCCTGCTAGCAGACCTCATAAGAGAAGCAAGGCAACAGGGGCTTCGAGTTGATAAAGCCGCTCTCGTGTACCAGCAGTATGGAAATGAGCACTACTACGGCCACAAAGATTTAACAGGCTATTTGAGCAACAATGGCATATCACGATGGACACACACCATCACAATTTGATTAACTAATATTTTCCGTGAGGCAGTGGCGTGAGAACGTCCTGCCTCTTCTCATTGATCTGGCATCTACCGCAGCAACTACGGCAGCTTCTGCCTCAGCTTGAATTGGCTTAGACGTGCGCCCAGATGCGCCTCTTGACGATCATGGCGACGTTGTGTTTGCTGGTGCCGTACTCCGCAGCGAGGGAAGCGTAGCTGCTGCCTCCCTGGGCATATTTGGCCCGTATCTCCACCACCTGCACCTCTGTCAACTTGGCTGAGGCATGGACCTCCCCTCTTGGGGCTCGACCTTTGGCTTGCTTATCGGCCATGTTGGTAGCGTGACTGCCTCTGAAGAGATGGTCTGGGTTGGCACATAGCGTGTTGTCACAACGGTGAAGAACATGCACTCCATCGGGAATTTCGCCTTCCAAGAGGGTGCTGACGTAGCGGTGAACCACCCATTGCTTCCCCGCAACTTTGACCACGCCATAACCCAGGCGATGGCGTGCGCCTGTCCACTCCCAACAGCCAGAAGGAGTGACAGCGAGCCTTGAGCTGAGGGGAGCAGGGAAAATCTCTTTCACCATAAACTCAGCTCAATCTGAAGTGCCAGAGGATTCCGGCATGTCCTCAACTACCAAAATTCTCGCTTCAGCTTCCAGGCGCTTGATAAGTAACTTTCCTTTGTAAGTTAGTGCATATATAGTAGACCTATCACGCTTATTTATCACTCTATTCCCGTCTCTACGCAGATCTCTTATCTTCATATATTCGAACTTAAACTGTAGGTATTCATTGATCAAATTTATATTTGCCGAACCCTTAGATGACTCTGAATCTGGTATGTATGATACGATTGCGGAATCCACTTGATCAATAACGTCGAGCATATTTCCATAAGAATCTCCACTGCTTTGTTTACCAAATTTAGAACTAACTATTGCACTAGAAACTATTAAGGAAATCGAAGCAATCCCGACCACAATCGCGATTGCGTTTAGCAGTCCTAAAGGATTATCACTCATCTTGCTCTCTCCCCTCAATCAATATCTGCACAATATTGAGTATTATAATAGAGCCTACGAGAACTTTGCTGATAAATTTTAGAAATCTGAGAGTTTCTAAATCATGTTTTAAAACATCAGAAGAGGCATAAATGTATATACACAGTGAACACGAGACAAAGCTAATAAAAATTATTATGGCACGTGCAAGCGTGCTCTTCTTGATCTTGGTGGCAGTGTCGCCCATAAGTGTAGCATTAAGCACCAATACGATTAAGAAAACATCGCCTTTATAGTATAAATCTTCTATATTGACTTTTTTGGTCGTGTAAAGATCAATATACTTAAATGCGATAGCCAGCCAGCTGATCACGAAACTGAAAAACAACCATATAAGGAAACGGGACAACACACTCCACCAATAGATCCAGTTAATTCTGGACAACATGTAGATATTCACTGAAGAGG
This portion of the Deinococcus rubellus genome encodes:
- a CDS encoding PEGA domain-containing protein, coding for MQTVSLVLALVGLVVGVLGLIGVILGKVPLLKLKGRGLAAGVLVGGLALAILGGNLAPRRTVTVTASPASATILIDGKTYTGTTGELPLLRDSYEVEIKAPRHHALKQTLDVSKQQKFNIALAPFSSEELAAIQRQADLKAEQARQAQLAKPQAKAAALKAEQARVVEEQRAKAAAAKQAVIDAAAAKKQAVINAVAAQAKAEREASLIGVGVFWIRCKEAVRAQLKSPDSAKFPSVMTQPDQTKEFGDGSKIWASSIQAQNAFGTEVNNEFTCTYNPTTRETVAKFR
- a CDS encoding helicase RepA family protein; this encodes MDNHIIWDESRTDSSSSTKSNLDVDFEIDLASHTRSMSTDFSALFPINPDRHIVMESFNSETGAKPSRTVRQPATPGDVERHLNNNERVGTLGYLPGYATETTVACVDVDNKSKGIRKLEEAFLLETNSIQTALEKNGVAFNLEISTNGGHHLWVFLSEPVPYKLLSSVLKAIAAEAGYTGVEVYPMSENLGGRMVYLPYRGATIDPKGLGNTFLQRTDGTPISLIQALDQVRLTRAETILDLAHRINARVPAMAAEVSAADLDPAGFELLKKAALTTPESYGRHDSAEAFLNVAERMSRGSEMAEFLKSETVFSVWITDGSRTLASWAAEIDRWLQGKSTHQYGITQLRDQGWQMPDLPKLGRPAGQFRSKQSWQRNLEALRLKYAPFTNVQGDKRRIRRYRAHEVRNIPPLQPLVGNLLVKQTLAALLGPSGAGKSMIGLDLSLHVATGQDWQEHKVSQGPVVWLAAESMEYTANRLEAWCNMHVVAPESLPFDLLDGYLSLTDVEPDGGLEELILTLKESEGERGPLALIVVDTVARTFGDGDENSNDDMKHFTDAAELLTRIFNATVLLIHHTGKDASRGGRGASAFKAPLTTELVIEKKGGLVKLSQSKNRGAAEEGKPILLSFQSHSWEENGVERSAGVVARDAVASGVIMGRDLLTPQQTTIFEVLEGLYADVEAPIKRTDWKQACAEHDVAPRRFNEGLKSLLESGAVREVIQGKTFEPVEAED
- a CDS encoding DUF4145 domain-containing protein, translated to MCRRAVQMACIDRGAPTNTNIVGQINYLRDDHIITNEVHEWATVVRWVGNDGAHPGGSEPDQEDASAMIDLAEQFLHVLYVAPAKAAAHRAKIGK
- a CDS encoding helix-turn-helix domain-containing protein, whose translation is MPPRKPQPIDPQVQEIRVRLGQRIRGLRLAKGMNQDEFAAVAGIHRTHPGKLENAQIDPQLSTLIKVAKALGSEIAELFD
- a CDS encoding DNA-methyltransferase; amino-acid sequence: MSHQQGKMQQRMTYEIHNANCFEWLANQAPNSFQAVITDPPYGVIEFTSGEIEKMRSGVGGIWRIPMEIGGSKRRPQPRFTVLSLEQRQAVETYFADWASLLAPVLVPGAHVLVATNVLLSSRVQNGIERAGFEYRGQIIRMYRGMRGGDRPKLAENEFPDVAVSLRGGHEPWLLFRKPIELGMRVSDNLRIWGTGGLRRVQTDVPFVDVIQSERTPKAERLICDHPTMKPQSLMRPLTRLLLPLGEGRILDPFMGSGSTIAAAHAQGLSACGVELDPQFFSLAKSAIPHLAQIEPRFSERNSEVPLFAEKVR
- a CDS encoding tyrosine-type recombinase/integrase; its protein translation is MKRSNGEGSICRRSNGKGWVGSLTLGHDENGKQLRRFVSGDTQQEVRAKLDAIKQERERGTAAPSNARLTVAEAVDRWLTYKARDLRLTTMTDYRTHCQKFIVPKLGSVRLDKLTAMHVEDLLVSMLDSGQSAARATRCLKIVKMALSQAVDWELVGRNVAERIKPPKVQRQEMKVWNPAEVQRFLTAAEGHRYHALFYLALVSGMRRGEMLGLRWSDVDTARAQLTVARSVVYVAGGLHVSEPKTAAGKRVITLSPDVLEVLTAHRLTYGVNELVFSSSKGNFLNPSNVARKFEVLCQRASVPHIRFHDLRHTSASLLIRSNVSAKVVSDRLGHADSGFTLRTYVHVFDDQRRAAALSLGEMLREAGD